The region CCGCTGAGGCCGCGGCTTCCCTGCCCGACCTCATCTCATCCCGCATCAACGAAGGCACGGAGGTGATGGTCGCATGAGGCTTCAATCCATCCAGGCAGCAGAAAAAAAGCTCGTCCTCAACACCTACGAGCGTTACCCCATCCTCTTCACCAGCGGACACGGCGTCTTCCTCACCGATGAGAACGGAGTCGATTACCTCGACCTCCTCAGCGGCATCGGCGTCAGCGCCCTGGGCTACGGCCACCCCACCATTGAGCGTGCCATAGCCGAGCAGTCGAAGAAGCTCCTCCACACCTCCAACCTCTTCTTCACCGAGCACACCGCAGACCTCGCCCTCCGCCTCACCGAGATCTCCGGCCTCGACCGCGTCTTCTTCTGCAACTCCGGCACAGAGGCCTGGGAGGCCGCACTCAAGATCGCCCGCGCCCATTCAGACAAATCCGGCACCGGCAAGAAGTTCCTCGCACTCGAGCACAGCTTCCACGGCCGCACCATCGGCTCCGTAGCCACCACTCACAAGCTCGCCTACCGCACCCCCTTCGCGCCCGTCATGCCTGACGTAGAGTTCGTCAAGTTCAACGACGTAGAAGACCTCCGCGCCAAGTTCAACAACGAAGTCTGCGGCATCCTCATCGAAGCCATCCAGGGCGAAGGCGGCATCCACCCCGTCACGCAGGAGTTCTTCGCAGCCGCACGTGAGCTCGCCGATTCCACCGGAGCCCTCCTCATCGCGGACGAGATCCAGTGCGGCTTCGGACGCACCGGCAAATGGTTTGGCTACCAGCACTTCGGCATCCTCCCAGACGTCGTCACCCTCGCCAAGCCCCTGGCCGGCGGCCTCCCCATCGGAGCCATGCTCTGCACGGAGCGCGTCTCGCAATCCATCACACCCGGCATGCATGGCACCACCTTCGGCGGCGGTCCCTTGGCCACCGGAGTCGCCATCGCCGTCATAGACGAGATCAAGCACAGCAATCTCCTCGCCCACATTGAAGAAGTCGGAGCCTACTTCAAGTCCGCCCTCCAGGCCCTGGCAAAGAAGCACCCACAGATCGTAGAAGTCCGCGGCAAAGGCCTCATGATCGGTGCCGAGCTCGACTCCCCCGACCTGGCCAAGTCGGTCGCCTCGGAGATGCTCGCGCGCCACATCATCATCAATCGCACCAGCGAGGTCGTCCTGCGCTTCCTCCCCCCGTACATCCTCGAAAAATCCCACGTCGATCAGGCCATCGCCGCCCTCGACGCCATCCTCACCCAGCACGCTGAACAGTCACAACCCATCGCCTCTGGAGAACACGCAAATGGCTAGCAAGCCGCTCATCCTGAACCCAAAATCGGAGTCCACACCAGTGACCCTTGGCATCCAGTCCGACACCGCATTCAACGAAGCCACCAAGCGCCTCAACGGCCGCGACCTCTGCTCCATCTCAGACCTCACCGTCTCCGAGATGGCCGCCATCATGGAGCTCGGCCACACCGTCAAGGAGAGCCCGGAAGACTTCCGCCATGCCCTCGACGCCAAGCAGATGGTCCTCTTCTTTGAGAAGGCCTCGCTCCGCACGCGCCTCACCTTTGAAGCCGCCATCAATACCCTCGGCGGCAACGCCGTCTTCGTCGACCAGACTCAATCCCCCCTCGGTGAGCGTGAGTCCATCCCCGACATGGCCCACAACATCGAGCGCTGGATGTCTCTCATCGTCCTCCGCACCTACTCCCACGACACCATCACCGAGTTCGCCGCCTGCTCCAAAGTCCCCGTCATCAACGCCCTCTCGGACCTCGAGCACCCCTGCCAGGCCATCGCTGATTTCCTCACCATCGAAGAGCGTTTCGGCTCCGCGCAAGGCCTCCACTTCGCATACGTAGGCGACGGCAACAACGTCTGCCACTCCCTCATGCTCACCGCCGCGCAGCTCGGCGCGAACTGCTACGTCGCCACTCCCAAGGGCTTCGTCCCCAAGCTCGACATCATCCACAAGGCCATTGAAATCTCCGAGCAGACCGGCGGCTCCATCACCCTCCTCAACGACCCCATCAAGGCCGTCACCGGAGCCGACGCCGTCTACACCGACGTCTGCACCTCCATGGGTTTCGAGCACGAAGCCACCAAGCGCGCCCCCATCTTCAAGCCCTACCAGGTCAACGAGCAGCTCATGTCGCACGCCCAGCCCCACGCCGTCTTCATGCACTGCCTTCCCGCTCACCGCAACGCAGAGGTCACGGACGCAGTCCTCGACGGCCCCCAGTCGGTCGTCTTCGACCAGGCCGAAAACCGCCTCCATGCCCAGAAGGCCCTCCTCCTCATGCTCCTCGGCGGAGGCAAGCGCCTCCAAAGCAGCCGCGAGCGCAACCAGCAAGGCCGCCGCCGCCCCTAGTCTCACCGACCATCTGGGTGCCCCACGTCCCGCCTCTGGGACGTGGGTTTACGAAGCTCCACCGATCTCAAAGGCACACATCAAATGTCCGTAATCCTCGAATCCCTCCCCCTAGGCCAAAAGGTCGGCATAGCTTTCTCCGGCGGCCTCGACACCTCCGCCGCCCTCCACTGGATGAAGCAAAAGGGCGCATTACCGTACGCCTATACAGCGAACTTGGGACAACCCGACGAAGCCGACTACGAAGAAATCCCCCGCAAGGCCCTCGAGTACGGAGCCGAAAAAGCCCGCCTCATCGACTGCCGTCTGCCCCTCGTCCGCGAAGGCATCGCCGCTCTCCAGTCCGGCGCCTTCCACATCACCACCGCCGGCGTCACCTACTTCAACACCACCCCCATCGGCCGTGCTGTTACCGGGACAATGTTGGTCACGGCAATGAAGGAAGACGACGTCAACATCTGGGGCGACGGCAGCACCTTCAAGGGCAACGACATCGAGCGCTTCTACCGCTACGGTCTCCTCGTCAACCCCAACCTCAAGGTCTACAAGCCCTGGCTCGACGCCACCTTCATCGACGAGCTCGGCGGCCGCGCCGAGATGTCCGCCTTCATGCAGGCCTCCGGCTTCGCCTACAAGATGTCGTCGGAGAAGGCCTACTCCACCGACTCCAACATCCTCGGCGCAACCCACGAAGCCAAAGACCTCGAACTCCTCAGCACCTCGATGAAAATCGTAGCCCCCATCATGGGCACGCCTTTTTGGAACGAAGAAGTAGCAATCAAAAAAGAAGAGATCACCA is a window of Granulicella tundricola MP5ACTX9 DNA encoding:
- a CDS encoding aspartate aminotransferase family protein, whose amino-acid sequence is MRLQSIQAAEKKLVLNTYERYPILFTSGHGVFLTDENGVDYLDLLSGIGVSALGYGHPTIERAIAEQSKKLLHTSNLFFTEHTADLALRLTEISGLDRVFFCNSGTEAWEAALKIARAHSDKSGTGKKFLALEHSFHGRTIGSVATTHKLAYRTPFAPVMPDVEFVKFNDVEDLRAKFNNEVCGILIEAIQGEGGIHPVTQEFFAAARELADSTGALLIADEIQCGFGRTGKWFGYQHFGILPDVVTLAKPLAGGLPIGAMLCTERVSQSITPGMHGTTFGGGPLATGVAIAVIDEIKHSNLLAHIEEVGAYFKSALQALAKKHPQIVEVRGKGLMIGAELDSPDLAKSVASEMLARHIIINRTSEVVLRFLPPYILEKSHVDQAIAALDAILTQHAEQSQPIASGEHANG
- the argF gene encoding ornithine carbamoyltransferase translates to MASKPLILNPKSESTPVTLGIQSDTAFNEATKRLNGRDLCSISDLTVSEMAAIMELGHTVKESPEDFRHALDAKQMVLFFEKASLRTRLTFEAAINTLGGNAVFVDQTQSPLGERESIPDMAHNIERWMSLIVLRTYSHDTITEFAACSKVPVINALSDLEHPCQAIADFLTIEERFGSAQGLHFAYVGDGNNVCHSLMLTAAQLGANCYVATPKGFVPKLDIIHKAIEISEQTGGSITLLNDPIKAVTGADAVYTDVCTSMGFEHEATKRAPIFKPYQVNEQLMSHAQPHAVFMHCLPAHRNAEVTDAVLDGPQSVVFDQAENRLHAQKALLLMLLGGGKRLQSSRERNQQGRRRP
- the argG gene encoding argininosuccinate synthase, with the translated sequence MSVILESLPLGQKVGIAFSGGLDTSAALHWMKQKGALPYAYTANLGQPDEADYEEIPRKALEYGAEKARLIDCRLPLVREGIAALQSGAFHITTAGVTYFNTTPIGRAVTGTMLVTAMKEDDVNIWGDGSTFKGNDIERFYRYGLLVNPNLKVYKPWLDATFIDELGGRAEMSAFMQASGFAYKMSSEKAYSTDSNILGATHEAKDLELLSTSMKIVAPIMGTPFWNEEVAIKKEEITIRFEEGFPVSLNGQDYPDPVALLLEANAIGGRHGLGMSDQIENRIIEAKSRGIYESPGLALLFIAYERLITGIHNEDTIEQYRDNGRKLGRLLYQGRWFDPQAIMLREAAQRWVAKPVTGSVTLELRRGNDYTILATDSPNLTFHPERLSMEKTESTFSPRDRIGQLTMRNLDITDTRAKLLTYAQTGLLTLSKGSEMPHLTSGKEND